In Babylonia areolata isolate BAREFJ2019XMU chromosome 19, ASM4173473v1, whole genome shotgun sequence, a single window of DNA contains:
- the LOC143294362 gene encoding transmembrane protein 177-like: MSHLREAWRGLQKNMQFVAGVGTVGLGALILYPHVWGIRRSKNVLQMYRDGKPEPVDEDSKRLAQQMFDKVLWDAASEAGVELFTAYGQDIIHRGSTFTRQGAIVGIPVNFKYRSVLDVEKEKITLNNTHIDWDSATGKQLLDSLVLSEKARQFAIARDLFYVHTFHMYVKAGLMGVSCFSAYWLGAAVNTVYGLSRRLPTASRVVIYSFFAGMGATVYCFASDSYNWFRDRKVDKQAAKLGLEYAEGGVEFYNKQLQRNMALRALLGSEGGKRYTAYGNDIHFWRSPTMPLTSRRDGLQEIVKSLEEVDSSSELPKATAPA, encoded by the exons ATG TCTCACTTACGAGAAGCATGGAGAGGACTACAAAAAAACATGCAGTTTGTGGCAGGAGTGGGCACAGTTGGTCTGGGTGCACTCATCCTCTACCCTCATGTTTGGGGAATCCGTCGCAGTAAGAATGTGCTGCAGATGTACAGAGATGGAAAACCAGAGCCAGTCGATGAAGATTCAAAACGCTTAGCACAACAG ATGTTTGACAAAGTGTTGTGGGATGCAGCCAGCGAGGCAGGTGTGGAACTGTTCACAGCATATGGCCAGGACATCATTCACAGAGGTTCTACCTTTACCCGGCAGGGTGCCATCGTTGGAATACCTGTCAACTTCAAGTACAGGAGCGTCTTAGATGTGGAGAAGGAAAAGATCACCTTGAACAACACGCACATTGACTGGGATTCTGCAACAGGGAAACAGCTGCTGGATTCTCTTGTCCTCAGTGAAAAGGCACGTCAGTTTGCCATTGCTCGTGACCTGTTCTATGTTCACACTTTTCACATGTACGTTAAAGCTGGACTGATGGGAGTTTCTTGCTTTTCAGCATACTGGTTGGGAGCTGCAGTCAACACAGTGTATGGCCTTTCACGTCGGCTGCCCACAGCTTCTAGAGTAGTTATCTACAGTTTCTTTGCAGGTATGGGGGCTACTGTGTACTGCTTTGCCTCCGACAGCTACAACTGGTTCAGAGATAGAAAAGTGGACAAACAAGCAGCTAAGTTAGGCCTGGAATATGCAGAGGGTGGAGTTGAATTTTACAATAAACAGTTGCAGCGCAACATGGCCCTGAGAGCCTTGTTGGGCTCTGAAGGAGGTAAACGGTACACAGCCTACGGAAACGACATTCATTTTTGGAGGAGTCCCACAATGCCACTCACATCACGAAGAGATGGATTACAAGAAATTGTGAAGTCTTTGGAAGAAGTGGATTCATCATCTGAACTTCCAAAAGCTACTGCACCTGCTTAG